One window from the genome of Leptospira broomii serovar Hurstbridge str. 5399 encodes:
- a CDS encoding LIC10421/LIC12816 family protein, producing the protein MKSNRFLSFYGIVFFLFLSPFSLASFSAEEEARLTEKALVESLSTPEQKDLVRRYLQNLAKKKRNEASHLRELASAEPKLSPESVRKKKLLDMAEQLDREASIHEETLRNLAAISAS; encoded by the coding sequence ATGAAATCGAATCGCTTTTTAAGTTTTTACGGAATTGTTTTTTTCTTATTTTTGTCCCCCTTTTCCTTGGCTTCCTTTTCCGCCGAAGAGGAAGCTAGATTAACCGAAAAGGCCTTGGTTGAAAGTCTTTCCACCCCCGAGCAAAAAGACCTCGTCCGACGATACCTTCAGAATTTGGCTAAAAAGAAGAGAAACGAAGCCTCACATTTACGGGAACTCGCATCTGCCGAGCCGAAATTATCTCCTGAATCCGTTCGCAAAAAAAAGCTATTAGATATGGCCGAGCAACTTGATAGGGAAGCATCGATTCACGAAGAAACCCTACGCAATTTAGCGGCCATTTCGGCTAGCTGA
- a CDS encoding type II toxin-antitoxin system RelE/ParE family toxin: MINSFKSKETEKVWNQEFSKKLPNQIQSIAYRKLVMIARSKQIEDLKIPPSNRLERLSGNRIGQYSIRVDDQWRICFKWKDGNAFDVEIVDYH; encoded by the coding sequence GTGATTAATTCCTTTAAGTCGAAGGAAACGGAAAAAGTCTGGAATCAGGAATTTTCTAAGAAGCTTCCGAATCAAATTCAATCGATTGCTTATCGTAAATTAGTAATGATAGCTCGATCAAAGCAAATTGAAGATCTTAAAATTCCTCCTTCAAATCGCCTGGAAAGGCTTTCAGGAAATAGAATAGGTCAATATAGCATCAGAGTTGATGATCAATGGCGTATTTGTTTTAAATGGAAAGATGGCAATGCCTTTGATGTAGAGATTGTTGATTATCATTAG
- a CDS encoding HigA family addiction module antitoxin yields MKKIPNVHPGEILYEEFLLPMNITAYRLAKETKLNPTRISEIIHGKRGISADTALRFSKFFGNSVEFWMGIQDEYEIREERERISSELKEIKNYKELINA; encoded by the coding sequence ATGAAAAAAATTCCGAATGTCCATCCTGGCGAAATTCTATATGAAGAGTTTCTTTTACCAATGAATATTACCGCATATCGTTTAGCTAAAGAGACTAAACTAAATCCGACGAGAATTAGCGAGATAATTCACGGCAAAAGAGGCATATCGGCTGATACTGCTCTGAGGTTCTCGAAGTTTTTTGGCAATTCTGTCGAATTCTGGATGGGGATCCAGGATGAATATGAGATTCGTGAGGAAAGAGAGAGAATCTCGAGCGAATTGAAAGAGATCAAAAACTATAAAGAGCTGATTAACGCTTAA
- a CDS encoding Rpn family recombination-promoting nuclease/putative transposase translates to MSEINNPHDRLIRETFQDKAEAISFFKNTLPTGVVRLLNLDLLELSESSFVSDDLKEEQTDLLYTIPLRSGTSAQIYLLFEHKSYLDPGIYVQLLGYLSEIYRNQVRTEGKYSTVIPFVFYHGERQWTLGETLLSQFKLLEEETRVLSEFIPNFKINLFDLSGVELQERLESIALQVILGIVQRIREGEAVFVNHLPGLLTLLDEIGDESKRVAILHKLLLYIFWVKDFQPSELKEMLHRRKLERYEEVAMTTAERLIQEGIQKGRLEGKLEGKFEGKLEDARKMLAKGIDLKTVLEITELTERDLRNNSII, encoded by the coding sequence ATGTCCGAAATCAATAATCCCCACGATCGACTGATTCGAGAAACATTCCAGGACAAGGCGGAAGCGATTTCTTTCTTCAAAAATACCCTACCGACGGGGGTAGTGAGGCTTTTGAATTTGGACCTGCTGGAGTTAAGCGAATCTAGTTTTGTATCCGACGATTTAAAGGAAGAGCAAACAGATTTACTTTATACGATTCCTTTAAGATCCGGTACGTCCGCTCAGATTTACCTTTTATTCGAGCATAAATCCTATCTGGATCCGGGCATTTATGTCCAACTGCTAGGTTATCTTTCGGAGATCTACCGGAATCAAGTAAGAACGGAAGGTAAATATTCGACTGTGATTCCATTCGTTTTTTATCATGGAGAAAGGCAGTGGACGTTAGGCGAAACTTTACTAAGTCAATTTAAACTTCTTGAAGAAGAAACAAGGGTCTTATCCGAATTTATTCCGAACTTTAAAATAAATCTTTTCGATCTATCTGGAGTGGAGTTACAAGAGAGATTAGAAAGTATAGCGCTTCAAGTAATCCTCGGAATAGTACAGAGGATCCGGGAAGGAGAAGCGGTTTTTGTGAATCATTTACCCGGCTTACTTACTCTCTTAGACGAGATTGGGGACGAATCGAAAAGAGTTGCAATCTTACACAAATTACTTTTATATATATTCTGGGTAAAGGATTTCCAACCTTCAGAATTGAAGGAGATGCTTCATCGCAGGAAATTGGAGAGGTACGAGGAGGTAGCAATGACCACAGCTGAGAGACTGATTCAAGAAGGGATACAAAAAGGCAGGCTGGAAGGCAAGTTAGAGGGTAAGTTTGAAGGTAAACTGGAAGACGCTCGCAAGATGCTTGCGAAAGGCATTGATCTTAAGACAGTTTTGGAAATTACCGAACTGACTGAAAGAGATCTCAGAAATAATTCGATCATTTGA
- a CDS encoding ankyrin repeat domain-containing protein, which produces MSDIFHLIASGQKAQVIYALRENPSLGSLANPEGITPLLFALYYGKEDIIQAYLTLEIPLNLFEAAALGNQERVQELLKKDPAAVHSYSPDGWTPLHLAAHFGRTSLVTFLLDHGAELQAKSKSKFSFGNTPLHSAVASGKDETVKLLIERGADPNYGQEEGGYTPLHIAASRQGNGHIVALLLKHGANPELKTKDGQTAREIAMQRGNWKEAEILE; this is translated from the coding sequence ATGTCCGATATATTTCACCTGATCGCCTCCGGCCAAAAAGCCCAGGTAATCTACGCCTTGCGCGAAAACCCGTCTTTAGGTTCTCTGGCCAATCCGGAAGGTATTACTCCCTTATTGTTTGCCCTCTATTACGGTAAGGAAGACATCATCCAGGCTTACCTGACCCTGGAAATTCCCCTGAATTTATTCGAGGCTGCCGCCCTCGGTAATCAGGAGAGGGTTCAAGAATTACTGAAAAAAGATCCTGCGGCAGTGCATTCTTACAGTCCGGACGGTTGGACTCCTCTTCATTTGGCGGCACATTTCGGTCGAACTTCTTTGGTGACATTCCTGTTAGATCATGGGGCCGAATTGCAGGCAAAATCCAAAAGCAAATTTTCCTTCGGAAACACTCCGCTTCATTCCGCAGTAGCTTCCGGAAAAGACGAAACGGTAAAACTTTTAATCGAACGAGGCGCGGATCCTAATTACGGCCAAGAAGAAGGGGGTTATACTCCGCTACATATTGCCGCCTCTCGTCAGGGAAACGGACATATCGTAGCTCTTCTTCTAAAACACGGTGCAAACCCCGAACTAAAAACTAAGGACGGGCAGACCGCTCGCGAAATCGCGATGCAACGTGGGAATTGGAAAGAAGCGGAAATTCTAGAGTAA
- a CDS encoding YncE family protein — protein sequence MKRILSYSAILLFWLLGVNCEDIHRPPLYTLFLTPNVSGNIGVVTTDFSSSGRFKVLNPELKISYPGLTPIHSDAVGRYYNSKVYIINRLNRDSIQILDPNLAFQTIAEWSMGAGTNPADIEFAGPNKAYVSLYNSRFLKIINPSNGSVLGALDLGGYSEPTSTSGHPDGLPEMSGMKIIGNSLFVCLQRLDRNDASGYWPPSGLSLLLEIDINSDQVVAVYNFPTPNPLGKPQLVNLFGEPHLVIPTPNYIGYISRIDGGIVAFRLSTRTFLSNYLYAETTSGGDLMVVQIANDHLGYASVLDAGFNKTLQVFDPSTGARLSTLLFIPSSFDASLSSIFLASSGILYVANTEFTRPGVSMFDTKNGNSLLTPLPISVDLQPFDLFELIDN from the coding sequence ATGAAACGGATTTTATCTTATTCTGCAATTCTTCTCTTCTGGCTCTTGGGCGTGAACTGCGAGGACATTCATCGTCCTCCTCTTTACACTTTGTTTTTAACGCCTAATGTCTCCGGAAATATCGGAGTCGTAACCACCGATTTTAGCAGCTCCGGACGATTCAAAGTTCTAAATCCGGAATTGAAAATTTCTTATCCGGGCTTGACTCCGATTCACTCCGATGCAGTCGGAAGATATTACAATTCCAAAGTGTATATTATAAATAGATTAAATAGAGACAGTATACAGATTCTGGACCCCAACTTAGCGTTTCAGACGATTGCGGAATGGTCGATGGGCGCAGGCACGAATCCGGCAGATATCGAATTTGCCGGTCCGAATAAGGCATATGTGTCGCTTTACAATTCTCGATTCCTGAAAATTATCAATCCAAGTAACGGCTCAGTTCTAGGAGCTTTGGACCTAGGAGGATACTCCGAACCAACGTCCACTTCGGGACATCCGGACGGACTACCGGAAATGTCGGGGATGAAAATAATCGGGAATAGCCTCTTTGTTTGTTTGCAACGTCTGGATCGTAACGATGCAAGCGGGTACTGGCCGCCGAGTGGACTTTCTCTTTTGCTGGAAATCGATATCAACTCCGATCAGGTAGTTGCAGTATACAATTTCCCGACACCGAATCCGTTAGGAAAACCTCAATTAGTGAATCTTTTCGGCGAACCTCATTTGGTAATTCCGACGCCGAATTACATAGGGTATATCAGTCGGATCGACGGCGGTATCGTCGCATTCCGTCTTTCCACGAGGACTTTCTTATCGAATTACCTATACGCCGAAACGACTTCGGGCGGAGATTTAATGGTCGTGCAAATCGCGAACGATCATCTCGGATATGCAAGCGTTCTGGATGCCGGTTTTAATAAGACTTTGCAGGTTTTTGATCCGAGTACGGGGGCGAGACTTTCCACTTTGTTGTTCATTCCATCTTCATTTGACGCAAGCTTATCTTCGATATTCCTTGCTTCCAGCGGAATATTATATGTCGCGAATACGGAGTTCACCAGGCCTGGAGTTTCGATGTTCGATACGAAGAACGGGAATTCGTTACTCACTCCGCTCCCGATTTCGGTAGATTTGCAGCCTTTTGATCTTTTTGAATTAATCGATAATTAG
- a CDS encoding TonB-dependent receptor plug domain-containing protein: MAFLSHAVFPQEQPKKESAPLKVLGKVSDSNQPENFRKNPTGFQSSINLDQYNARYTNLPDVLEREAGIRVRRYGGLGSYSTLSLRGTNPNQSRIFIDGVPFNNTQGGEVNLADLPFDNLQSVEVYRSGAPVGFSGSAIGGSVNLVTRKSTGPAKTRVNIGGGSYNTGKGTVTHTGTYGGIGASLFFLGEKSDQNFPYLNPHGTIIVNPYDDTIDRRRNAQYERSSGMIGLDGDIGKTKIRFWNDLNYRYQGIPGPASNQTRQVHRKYLRNTSSVTTDTKGLFDGVLRLETRGFTTFANDDLYDPKSEFSSGTPNSAARIHQSGIQVTPTFYLLNYLQIIRLHFGLEKETFSRTRSNIDNIDLNYEPGKSRTYITSQIEDEIRLMDGKLVLTPGVSWDTYKDRFQSNQPWYQRQDPLASSDKTTSFSNPKTGLLYKLFEYESFNLDLKANVAKQNRIPSFLELFGEVGTILPNDSLKPEKSTNVDAGFSAKYVNGNLKAQGSVSYFRKRISDMILFIPNSQFTLRPENVDSAKIDGAEISHKSEYKGWKLLIDYTYQQAINTSDAPYLKGKYLPLRPKYEISSTVGYRAKRWEGGVELVYVGAVFKDRTNEYINYQPSRQIWNLYLTIVLYSSPIEEITSDPKTEKAPQELLLSFDLRNAGDKRVEDIVGYPLPGRNWFVTLSGRF; encoded by the coding sequence TTGGCCTTTCTTTCCCACGCGGTTTTTCCCCAAGAACAACCTAAAAAGGAATCCGCACCGCTCAAAGTCTTAGGAAAGGTTTCAGATTCGAATCAACCCGAAAATTTTCGGAAAAATCCCACCGGGTTTCAATCTTCCATCAATTTAGATCAATATAATGCGCGTTATACGAATCTTCCCGATGTGTTAGAAAGGGAAGCCGGGATTCGAGTTAGACGATACGGCGGATTGGGTTCTTATTCGACTCTATCTCTTCGAGGAACGAACCCGAATCAATCCAGAATTTTTATAGACGGAGTGCCGTTTAATAACACGCAAGGTGGGGAAGTGAATTTAGCCGACCTTCCTTTCGATAATTTGCAGAGCGTGGAAGTATACAGATCCGGAGCTCCCGTAGGATTTTCCGGGTCGGCAATTGGCGGAAGCGTGAACCTAGTAACTCGAAAATCGACAGGTCCCGCAAAGACGAGAGTGAATATCGGTGGCGGAAGTTATAATACGGGGAAAGGGACCGTCACTCACACCGGAACCTACGGAGGTATCGGAGCAAGTTTGTTTTTCTTAGGGGAAAAATCCGATCAAAACTTTCCATACTTAAATCCTCATGGAACTATAATAGTAAATCCGTACGACGATACGATCGATCGCAGGAGAAACGCGCAATACGAACGATCATCGGGAATGATCGGATTGGACGGTGATATCGGAAAAACGAAAATTCGATTTTGGAATGATCTAAATTATAGGTATCAGGGAATTCCAGGGCCGGCATCCAACCAAACCCGACAGGTCCATCGAAAATATTTACGGAATACGTCGTCTGTTACTACCGATACGAAAGGCTTGTTTGACGGAGTATTAAGATTAGAAACGCGAGGCTTTACTACATTTGCTAACGACGATCTATACGATCCTAAATCGGAATTTTCCTCAGGGACCCCCAACTCCGCAGCTCGCATTCATCAATCCGGCATTCAAGTTACTCCCACCTTCTATTTATTGAATTATTTGCAAATCATTCGGTTGCATTTCGGATTGGAAAAGGAGACATTCTCGAGGACTAGAAGTAATATCGATAATATAGATTTAAATTATGAGCCGGGAAAATCCAGAACGTATATAACCTCGCAAATAGAGGATGAAATCCGGTTGATGGACGGTAAACTTGTTTTAACTCCCGGGGTTTCGTGGGATACATACAAGGACCGCTTTCAGAGCAATCAGCCTTGGTACCAGAGACAGGACCCGTTGGCTTCTTCGGACAAGACGACTTCGTTTTCCAATCCTAAAACGGGACTTTTGTATAAATTATTCGAATACGAGTCGTTTAACCTGGATTTAAAAGCGAACGTGGCTAAACAAAATCGAATTCCAAGCTTTCTAGAGTTGTTCGGCGAAGTAGGAACTATTCTTCCGAATGACAGTTTAAAACCCGAAAAAAGTACGAACGTGGACGCGGGTTTTTCCGCAAAATACGTAAATGGAAATTTAAAAGCCCAAGGTTCCGTTTCCTATTTTAGAAAACGAATTTCGGATATGATTTTGTTTATCCCGAATTCTCAGTTTACCTTAAGACCGGAAAATGTGGATTCGGCGAAGATAGACGGGGCGGAAATTTCTCATAAATCGGAATACAAGGGTTGGAAATTATTGATCGATTATACGTATCAGCAGGCGATCAACACTTCGGACGCTCCTTATTTAAAGGGAAAATATCTGCCGTTACGACCCAAGTATGAAATCTCTTCGACTGTCGGATATCGCGCTAAGAGATGGGAAGGAGGCGTAGAGTTGGTTTACGTCGGCGCCGTTTTTAAAGATAGGACAAACGAATATATAAATTATCAACCTTCAAGACAGATATGGAATTTGTATTTAACGATAGTGCTCTATTCATCTCCGATAGAGGAGATTACCTCGGATCCTAAAACGGAAAAGGCTCCTCAGGAACTCCTTCTTAGTTTCGATTTACGGAACGCGGGTGACAAGAGGGTCGAAGATATAGTAGGGTATCCTCTACCAGGTAGAAATTGGTTCGTCACCTTGAGCGGTAGGTTTTAA
- the lsa26 gene encoding surface adhesion protein Lsa26, producing MKLKELSVWLLTGIFLLSSSSVSALGTYSEGWTVAKLIQFESRGLIFDSYEGFLEVTTFDKNEKCDENKDECFTPTKQKVAFSVRPEMTEVVNFLSKSLNQEVLIQYRIHRIEPIALSTDFEVLVAQKQETVLGKDIADKFIGPKTGSKRNFSVTGRILSLEYRGTAIGTYEGIYLDEARGKVHPFSVTNEEVATFAWSALKYNLKYYLGISVAFATGVRESHYDLFEINFKSPAGALEAPPKPN from the coding sequence ATGAAACTTAAAGAACTATCAGTATGGCTTTTGACAGGAATATTCCTCTTGTCCTCGTCTTCCGTGTCCGCACTTGGTACCTATTCAGAAGGCTGGACCGTAGCGAAACTGATTCAATTTGAAAGCAGAGGACTCATCTTTGATTCGTACGAAGGATTCTTGGAAGTAACGACTTTCGACAAAAATGAAAAATGCGACGAAAACAAGGACGAATGCTTTACCCCGACCAAACAAAAGGTAGCGTTCAGCGTTCGCCCGGAAATGACAGAAGTAGTCAATTTTTTAAGTAAAAGCTTAAATCAGGAAGTCCTAATTCAATATAGAATTCATAGGATCGAACCTATCGCTCTCTCGACCGATTTCGAAGTCCTGGTCGCACAAAAGCAGGAAACCGTACTTGGAAAAGATATAGCCGATAAATTTATTGGCCCAAAAACCGGATCCAAAAGAAATTTCTCGGTCACCGGAAGGATACTGAGTCTAGAATATAGAGGAACTGCGATAGGCACTTACGAAGGCATTTATTTGGATGAAGCAAGAGGCAAAGTACATCCGTTCTCCGTTACTAACGAAGAGGTGGCTACCTTCGCCTGGTCGGCTCTTAAATATAATCTTAAATACTATCTTGGAATCTCAGTGGCCTTTGCCACCGGAGTACGGGAATCGCATTACGATTTATTCGAAATAAACTTTAAGAGTCCGGCAGGAGCACTCGAAGCTCCGCCTAAACCGAACTGA
- a CDS encoding CapA family protein, whose amino-acid sequence MQRFLTLFYISVLFLVLNAPVSLRSAETETIKIKAVGDLVMGTNYPDNRLPSDPRNTLFSEVVPALRGADLLFANFESTLTDYPTSSKNINRPLIFAFRTPPSYAKILKDVGFDILSIANNHSLDFHQQGFDDTAKNISSAGMRFTGKKGAITYMTVKGVTVAWIGFSHMKAAHNNVNEISDGVALVKEAKKKAQLVFISVHGGAEGGPALHVKNEQERFYGEYRGNLVALSHALIDAGADLFIGHGPHLPRALELYRGRLVAYSLGNFLGYRVFSTKGYGGYSLVLEADLDKQGNFVKGKIHPLQLSQNGVPSPDPENKTTELMQSLTKADFPGKGPKIQNDGTILP is encoded by the coding sequence ATGCAGAGATTCCTAACTCTATTTTACATCAGCGTTTTATTTTTGGTTTTAAACGCCCCTGTTTCTCTTAGATCGGCGGAAACCGAAACGATCAAAATCAAAGCGGTCGGCGATTTAGTCATGGGGACGAATTATCCGGACAACCGGCTCCCAAGCGATCCGAGAAATACCCTTTTTTCCGAAGTCGTGCCTGCGTTAAGGGGGGCGGATTTGCTCTTCGCAAATTTCGAAAGTACCCTAACGGATTATCCGACCTCTTCTAAGAATATCAATCGTCCCTTAATCTTCGCGTTCAGAACTCCGCCTTCGTATGCAAAAATTCTAAAGGACGTGGGATTCGATATTCTATCCATCGCCAATAATCATAGTTTGGATTTTCATCAGCAAGGTTTTGACGATACCGCAAAAAACATTTCCTCTGCGGGAATGCGATTTACCGGAAAGAAAGGCGCTATCACGTATATGACCGTAAAAGGTGTAACCGTCGCCTGGATCGGTTTCAGTCATATGAAAGCTGCTCATAATAACGTGAATGAAATTTCGGATGGAGTAGCCTTAGTTAAGGAGGCGAAGAAAAAAGCTCAGCTAGTTTTCATTTCCGTACATGGGGGTGCAGAAGGCGGTCCCGCTCTCCACGTAAAAAACGAACAGGAACGTTTTTACGGGGAGTATCGCGGAAATCTAGTCGCATTATCTCACGCGTTAATCGATGCAGGCGCCGACTTATTCATCGGACACGGTCCGCATCTTCCTCGGGCTCTAGAGCTTTATAGGGGACGTTTGGTTGCTTATTCTCTCGGTAACTTTTTGGGGTATAGGGTTTTTTCCACGAAAGGATACGGAGGTTATTCGTTGGTGCTGGAAGCGGATTTGGATAAACAAGGAAATTTTGTGAAGGGTAAGATACATCCTTTACAGCTGAGTCAGAACGGAGTGCCTTCTCCCGATCCGGAAAATAAAACGACCGAGCTAATGCAATCTTTGACTAAAGCTGATTTTCCGGGGAAAGGTCCAAAAATTCAAAATGACGGAACAATATTACCGTAA
- a CDS encoding class I SAM-dependent methyltransferase has translation MEQIPCNTCGSLTFRSLFSKASSKGEIFKIVKCTQCGLVQVNPQPSPMEVEKYYEDTYFTQRTDRGYDNYYSDATKREISRVYGLNLKDLGFFTWESKLYADRSALDVGCAAGYFLDYLKDRDWNVKGLDIASGPITFAKETLKLDVEQTDFLNWDLECSQQFDLVTLWASLEHLHRPKETLEKIMLHLKPGGRMILSTCRHGLLANILGVKWRYLNVPEHLYYYSLSGIRRLCIDIGYLPLSHITYGSGLTGRKSAGPFFKTSKRFADWAVKKFDQGDMMALCFGKPKY, from the coding sequence ATGGAGCAAATTCCTTGCAATACATGCGGATCCTTGACGTTCCGCTCTCTCTTCTCCAAAGCGAGTTCAAAGGGTGAAATATTCAAAATAGTGAAATGTACACAATGCGGCTTGGTACAAGTAAACCCGCAGCCTTCTCCAATGGAAGTGGAGAAGTATTATGAGGACACTTACTTTACCCAACGAACGGATCGCGGGTATGACAATTATTATTCGGACGCGACAAAACGGGAAATATCAAGAGTCTACGGTCTCAACCTGAAAGACTTAGGCTTCTTTACATGGGAAAGTAAATTATACGCCGATAGATCCGCTCTGGACGTGGGCTGTGCCGCCGGATACTTCTTAGATTATTTGAAAGATCGGGATTGGAATGTGAAAGGTTTAGACATCGCTTCCGGACCCATAACCTTCGCTAAAGAAACGCTAAAGTTAGATGTCGAACAAACGGATTTTCTAAATTGGGATTTAGAATGTTCCCAGCAATTCGATCTAGTGACGCTCTGGGCAAGCCTCGAACATTTGCATCGCCCCAAGGAAACTCTTGAAAAAATCATGCTTCATCTAAAGCCAGGCGGACGAATGATTCTTTCCACCTGTCGTCACGGTTTGCTTGCGAATATTTTAGGCGTAAAATGGAGATACTTGAACGTTCCCGAACATCTTTATTATTATAGTTTATCCGGAATCCGTCGACTTTGCATAGATATCGGCTATCTACCTCTATCTCATATCACCTACGGAAGCGGGTTAACCGGTCGAAAAAGTGCCGGGCCATTCTTCAAAACTTCCAAAAGATTCGCGGATTGGGCCGTCAAAAAATTCGACCAGGGAGATATGATGGCCCTTTGTTTTGGAAAACCGAAATACTAA
- a CDS encoding LIC_13076 family protein codes for MKSTMHHLFTAAGLILSILLYPACSFDKRIEFSQPEKLAIEADGKSCASLGQYNRWYAFYGLWKFSSAEPALPKQEGKIYILENRADWQHIALSLLLGVMTSISVHPVKISECDTATRFVHKDEYDTFFETEREKARSDFFAESERLFEDSLRKYLDRSNPADSAGKNYSTIIYRNGRIQEARVLGQDIDSIKIEWDEANQIKEASVLKKEIYKVIFATKVIRVKDKPSEKP; via the coding sequence ATGAAAAGTACTATGCATCACCTGTTTACTGCCGCGGGATTGATTCTTTCCATATTATTATATCCTGCATGCAGTTTTGATAAACGAATCGAATTTTCCCAACCGGAAAAACTTGCGATAGAGGCGGATGGTAAATCTTGCGCTTCTCTCGGGCAGTACAATCGCTGGTACGCGTTCTATGGATTATGGAAATTCTCTTCGGCTGAACCTGCTCTTCCTAAGCAAGAAGGAAAAATATATATTTTAGAGAATCGAGCCGATTGGCAGCACATTGCCCTTTCTCTCTTATTAGGGGTGATGACCTCGATCTCAGTTCATCCGGTTAAAATTTCGGAATGCGATACCGCGACTCGTTTCGTGCATAAGGACGAATACGATACTTTCTTCGAAACCGAGCGAGAAAAGGCTCGTTCCGATTTCTTTGCGGAAAGCGAAAGGCTATTCGAAGATTCATTGCGAAAATATTTAGATCGAAGCAACCCGGCCGATTCCGCCGGAAAGAATTATAGTACGATTATATATAGAAACGGTAGGATTCAAGAAGCCAGAGTCTTAGGACAGGATATCGATTCGATAAAAATCGAATGGGATGAAGCCAACCAGATTAAAGAAGCTTCCGTACTAAAAAAGGAAATATACAAAGTCATTTTCGCTACGAAAGTGATTCGGGTTAAGGATAAGCCGTCCGAAAAGCCTTAA
- a CDS encoding DMT family transporter has protein sequence MDSKQETLLTRLSMGASEETKGFIYALLGTVLFSSKGVLVKLVYNYGVDSVTVLAFRMLFAIPFFAVVLYRESSRSDAAPIASKDYLNVVALAFIGYYLASFFDFWGLEYLSASMERLVLFTYPALVLLLSFLFLGKKAHSVELYAVALTYSGILLAFLPDAEANGQKSLVGAALVFLSALAYSVYLIGSGQMIPKLGSRRFTALLMLWSGGFVLLHFFLRKEVSSIFLQPLPVYAYGFALGFLTTVLPAFLTTAGIQRIGSNKASIAGSAGPIFTLFLSAILLNEKITWENLGGTTLVLSGVLLLSRKKKIVV, from the coding sequence ATGGACTCCAAACAGGAAACTCTTTTGACTCGGCTATCGATGGGAGCCAGCGAAGAAACGAAAGGATTTATATACGCCCTACTAGGTACCGTCCTTTTTTCCTCGAAAGGCGTTCTTGTAAAACTAGTATATAATTACGGAGTAGATTCCGTTACGGTTCTAGCGTTTCGAATGCTATTCGCGATTCCTTTTTTTGCAGTCGTTCTCTATCGCGAATCGAGTAGAAGCGACGCTGCTCCCATTGCTTCCAAGGATTACCTTAATGTAGTTGCTCTTGCTTTTATCGGATATTATTTGGCAAGTTTTTTCGATTTTTGGGGTTTAGAATATCTCTCCGCTTCGATGGAACGACTTGTTCTGTTTACCTACCCTGCGTTAGTTTTACTATTAAGCTTTTTATTCTTGGGGAAAAAGGCTCATTCGGTGGAACTATACGCAGTCGCGTTAACATATTCCGGAATCTTGTTGGCGTTTCTTCCGGATGCGGAGGCAAACGGTCAAAAATCGCTCGTGGGCGCCGCCTTAGTCTTCTTATCTGCCCTGGCTTATTCCGTCTATCTGATCGGTAGCGGTCAAATGATTCCTAAATTGGGTTCCCGGAGATTTACAGCCTTATTGATGCTTTGGTCCGGCGGATTTGTCCTTTTACATTTCTTTTTGAGAAAGGAAGTCTCATCCATATTTTTGCAACCGTTGCCGGTATATGCGTACGGCTTTGCGCTCGGATTCTTAACAACCGTACTACCCGCCTTCTTGACCACTGCGGGGATTCAAAGAATCGGATCAAACAAAGCGTCGATCGCAGGAAGTGCAGGTCCGATTTTTACCCTATTTCTTTCGGCAATTTTATTAAACGAAAAGATAACTTGGGAAAATTTAGGTGGAACGACTCTTGTTTTATCCGGAGTACTGCTCTTAAGCAGAAAGAAAAAGATCGTAGTTTAA